TTGAGAACATCAGTACAAAACCACCTAACCTTAAACAAGATATATGAGAAGGCTACACTCAAAACTGATTCCTCGATACAAAAATTATTCATTATATTCTAAGGATTTATTCGCACAAGGTTACCAACACAATTACATGATCAACTGGGGTACTCAGATAACTCTTTAAGATTTTCCACAAGcataataaatccagaaatagTTAGTTCAATAATTCACAGAGTGACAGGACTCATATCACTGATCCAAGATGCTGACCTACCTATTTATTAAATAATTGAAGCAATCTTATGTCGATAACTTATGCAAATCAAAATACTTAACTTCATTGCACTCAAGACCTTGTTAGCTGTTCAGTATGCGAACATTGAAATCATGCAAATGCAACATGATCAGAATACAAAACACCACAAACATGAAACATGTTAAAACGTCAGACTCAAATGGAGTGCATAAAAGGAAACACCAATACCAAGCATATGTATATTAACCGTAACCTAGATAAACTTATCTACAACCTTATCAGGACAAGAATATCATTACCGTCACAGAACAACACACGAAAAAAGTGACCAAAAGGTACTCACTCTCAATAGATCCGAATCGGATGCAGAATAGCTCTTTCTTCAATTCACCATCGGCGAAATCAGTTGCATGCCACACACACGACTTCTCGCTACCAGCGTGTTCTTGCACGGTCATGTTAGGTAAGACTGCAAAACCAAAAGGTATTAACCAGACTGAAAAGATACTAAAGCAGAAGTATATCGAATAGAAGTAAGACAAGAGAAGTAACGAACCAAGATGATTGGCACAAATCTTGAGAGTCTTGGATTGGCGCATAAGGAGGCGGACCTTTGCGGTCTCCTTGTGTTTCAAGAACTTAACAGTGCCAGCGCCTCTCTCCTTCCACTGGTTCCCATCCTTGTCAAATCTATATAACTTTGCTTTCCTGCAAAATCAAAccataacataaataaaaccttaagTTACCAACAGATAAACgaaatttgggaaaaaaatagaGGTAACCAAGCAATACATATCAAGAATAGGATCTTCATCCTCCTCGCCAGTGCTAACGGCGACCTCTTCGAGCTGGACGATCGGGGCAATCTGTGCTCCGGTGTCTTCATCCTCGGCGGCAGGGGCATCATCCTCTTCTCTGTGATCGGGCTCGTTGCTTGCCATCGCTACTGTCGCTGCCGCTAGTTCTAGCTAGAGAGAGTGTTTATAATCGTGCTATTCAACCAGAGGGTTTGAGGGTAGGTTACAGGGCCAAAAGCGgcgttatatatatttttatattgggCGGTGAGCACCTCTGAGGGTCGCGTGAGGTTTACGGAGGGTCGCGTGAGGTTTACGTGCAATTGAAAGGGCCTTCTTCTATGTACCGTGCAATTCTTTCAAGACACGGTACATAGAGGTATTAATCTTGACAAATAAGGGTAATTTTTGGGGTAATGACACTTTTGGGTATTGAATAATTTGACCTAATTCAACTCGGGAAcctatttttcaaacgtttcaacttgggtatcaaaattttaaatttgttccAAAATACTCACACGTGCAGTTTTTAAATGGTTCGGTCAATCAAATCCGTGATGTGgccaaaaaaaagtcaaatttaactgatttttgttgatgtggtcttgacaaattgatgacttggacatgtattgtatttttttaaataatatataatgacacatagaaaaacaaatccaaaaaaatattaaaaaatccaaaaaaaagaaaaaattaattatttgattttttaatgCCATCTCAGCTAGTTAAATGCCCGAATCTGCCAGTGTGAGCATTTTggaacaaatttgaaatttcgaTCTTTaagttgaaacgtttgaaaaatgggaTCTCAAATTGAACTGGGTCAGATTATTCAGTACCCAAAAGCGCTATTACCCGGATAATTTTCTTTGGGTTTAAAAAAATATCGAAAAAGTCGTATATGACAAACTTTCACAAACTTCAACAATATGTCTAtaataaaaatgtcaaatgtcACCAACACCTTTTGTGGTTGGACTTATTTCTAGATACACCCATTCGTTTTGAATTCGTAAAAATTGGACCCCCTGTACTTTGATTTCATGTCATCTCAAGTCTCTTCATCCAGTTGACCGTCATTGATTAAAGGTGGATGACAAAACGATGTTGTTTTAACTttattaaattgaaaaaaaaaaccccaaatgaAACACTATTTACTCCAATCTCTTATTTTCTACCATTTCCTCAAGACGACCAAACCAGGTAAACTTTTGATGGTGCACCCAAGACTCAAATCTCTTATTTTTGCCATCATCAAAGTCATTAAAAGCTCTCGAACAATAAGCAAACCCAAGAAAGAGGCGGAGGAAGCGCATTATCTTGTGATTTCACACTAAACCCACCTCCACAGTTGCAATCAAAGACAAGATTTGAGTTATGACTCCAACCAATATTTTCAGATTAAACAACTTTACCAATATGCTTTTCCAgatccaacaactt
This genomic stretch from Tripterygium wilfordii isolate XIE 37 chromosome 22, ASM1340144v1, whole genome shotgun sequence harbors:
- the LOC119990544 gene encoding ran-binding protein 1 homolog c-like, whose translation is MASNEPDHREEDDAPAAEDEDTGAQIAPIVQLEEVAVSTGEEDEDPILDMKAKLYRFDKDGNQWKERGAGTVKFLKHKETAKVRLLMRQSKTLKICANHLVLPNMTVQEHAGSEKSCVWHATDFADGELKKELFCIRFGSIENCRTFMETFQEVAESQTNNVENQDATATAGLLENLSVEEEENKVKKGEEAPAAASEEKETKSVAPKDEKDTETEPEKKD